One region of Phragmites australis chromosome 18, lpPhrAust1.1, whole genome shotgun sequence genomic DNA includes:
- the LOC133899762 gene encoding transcription factor BHLH094-like, whose product MEGRAGGDYIASLLSSSPRLDFGVLGGVPAAGGDGGDCLEKFCSDPGFAERAARLSSFNWQRFAGTGGLFGLPPPAPAASNGEFGGGGGGSREASSVSDPASAMRDANAKKRKAPAAAKGKGKEPSLTSSCQAGEQKDPDTKRCKTEGGESKEESPVKSKAEHTGSDSSVEDGRQKPGKGKNAKPVEPPKDYVHVRARRGQATDSHSLAERVRRERISQRMKVLQDLVPGCNKVIGKALMLDEIINYVQSLQRQVEFLSMKLATVNPLDFSNLPTLLQKDMFQACGPLASLVFSLESSSSGFPFNDQGDVFQSFVPTGMENQCALNPLDLALSQANGQYAFQDGTPSSNLQQRNFWEEELRSVFHIDDGQSSQENGVSAQSFHGQLQAGHMKMEF is encoded by the exons ATGGAAGGCAGGGCCGGCGGCGACTACATTGCCAGCCTGCTGAGCTCGTCCCCGAGGCTCGACTTCGGCGTGCTCGGCGGCGtgccggcggcgggcggcgacggcggggactgcCTGGAGAAGTTCTGCAGCGACCCGGGGTTCGCGGAGCGGGCGGCGCGGTTGTCCAGCTTCAACTGGCAGCGCTTCGCCGGCACCGGCGGCCTCTTCGGGCTTCCGCCGCCGGCGCCCGCCGCGAGCAACGGCGagttcggcggcggcggcggcggctctcgGGAGGCGTCGTCAGTGTCCGACCCGGCGTCGGCGATGAGGGACGCCAATGCCAAGAAGAGGAAGGCGCCTGCCGCGGCCAAAGGCAAAGGCAAGGAGCCTTCCTTGACCAGCTCTTGCCAG GCGGGGGAGCAGAAGGATCCGGATACCAAGAGGTGCAAGACGGAGGGGGGCgagagcaaggaggagagccCCGTGAAGTCCAAGGCGGAGCATACAGGGAGCGACAGCTCCGTCGAGGACGGCAGGCAGAAGCCGGGCAAGGGGAAGAATGCCAAGCCGGTGGAGCCCCCTAAGGACTACGTCCATGTCCGGGCGAGGAGAGGTCAGGCTACTGACAGCCACAGCCTCGCAGAGAGG GTAAGAAGAGAGAGGATCAGCCAGAGGATGAAGGTTCTTCAGGATCTGGTGCCAGGATGCAACAAG GTGATTGGCAAGGCACTCATGCTTGATGAAATCATAAACTACGTGCAATCGCTGCAACGGCAAGTCGAG TTCCTTTCTATGAAGCTTGCAACTGTGAACCCACTTGACTTCAGTAACCTGCCTACCCTCCTACAAAAAGAT ATGTTCCAAGCCTGTGGCCCTTTGGCGAGTTTGGTTTTCTCGCTGGAAAGTTCCAGTTCTGGTTTTCCGTTTAACGATCAAGGAGATGTTTTCCAATCGTTTGTTCCAACCGGCATGGAGAACCAATGCGCCCTGAACCCACTAGACCTGGCTCTGTCTCAGGCTAATGGACAGTATGCTTTTCAGGATGGAACGCCCAGCTCAAACTTGCAG CAAAGGAACTTCTGGGAGGAGGAACTCCGAAGTGTTTTCCATATTGACGATGGGCAAAGTAGCCAGGAGAATGGGGTTTCAGCACAGAGCTTTCATG GTCAGTTACAAGCAGGCCACATGAAAATGGAGTTCTAA